From Tachypleus tridentatus isolate NWPU-2018 chromosome 8, ASM421037v1, whole genome shotgun sequence, a single genomic window includes:
- the LOC143222828 gene encoding activating transcription factor 3-like, protein MFGYDPTSSSVDLNNLYQSCMEENFMGSHFDVPPNHDLLEMAPLPEIQYPTTHTSVYEQSYHTLTPSSPHDFVSQSSPSLDSPHSSTSSPRQHTPTSVQATRSQLIKEGLRVTIQTKRMAQGKGQVQPEYRDPPQESITPEDEERRRRRRERNKVAATKCRYKKKERTQWLAIESDHLETDNSALRREIQELEEQKRHLMELLHGHHCSVPQRSYVQLQVGYPQHHQ, encoded by the exons ATGTTTGGTTACGACCCAACATCTTCGAGTGTAGACCTGAACAACTTGTATCAATCTTGCATGGAGGAAAACTTCATGGGAAGTCACTTCGACGTCCCTCCTAACCATGACCTGCTAGAAATGGCCCCTTTACCAGAGATTCAGTATCCCACCACACACACTTCAGTTTATGAACAGTCATATCACACTTTAACTCCTTCATCACCCCATGATTTTGTATCCCAGAGTTCCCCTTCCCTGGATTCACCACATTCTAGTACATCTTCTCCACGACAACATACACCAACAAGTGTTCAAGCAACTCGCTCACAGTTAATAAAGGAGGGTCTTAGAGTGACCATCCAGACCAAAAGAATGGCTCAAGGAAAAGGTCAAGTTCAGCCAGAATACAGAGATCCACCTCAAGAAAGC ATAACGCCAGAAGATGAAGAAAGAAGGAGAAGACGACGGGAGAGGAACAAGGTCGCTGCCACGAAATGtcgatacaaaaaaaaagaacgaaCTCAGTGGTTGGCCATC GAATCGGATCACCTAGAAACCGATAACTCTGCTCTTAGAAGGGAAATTCAGGAACTTGAGGAACAAAAGCGACATCTAATGGAACTTTTACACGGTCATCATTGCTCTGTTCCTCAGAGATCATACGTGCAATTACAGGTTGGATACCCTCAACATCACCAATAA